A single region of the Jaculus jaculus isolate mJacJac1 chromosome 15, mJacJac1.mat.Y.cur, whole genome shotgun sequence genome encodes:
- the S1pr4 gene encoding sphingosine 1-phosphate receptor 4, whose amino-acid sequence MNATGSQPVVVAPESCQALAAGGHSHLLILHYNHSGRLAGREGPEAGPGALRGLSVAASCLVVLENVVVLAAIATHMRSRRWVYFCLVNITLSDLLTGLAYLANVLLSGPRTFLLSPWLWFLREGLLFMALAASTFSLLFTAGERFATMVRMAERGATKTGRVLGSIGLCWLLAAILGLLPLLGWNCVCDFPRCSSLLPLYAKDYVLFCVVLFALVLVTILVLYGAIFRVVRANGQKAPRPLARRKAQRLLTTVLMILVAFVVCWGPLFGLLLADIFGSNVWAQEYLRGMDWILALAVLNSAINPLIYSFRSREVCRAVVAFLCCGCLRLGLRGPGDCLAKIAEVHSGASTTDSSLRPRESFRGSRSLSFRMREPLSSVSSVRSV is encoded by the coding sequence ATGAACGCCACAGGGTCCCAGCCGGTGGTGGTGGCCCCTGAGTCTTGCCAGGCTCTGGCAGCCGGTGGGCACAGCCACCTCCTCATCCTTCATTATAACCACTCAGGCCGGCTGGCCGGACGCGAAGGCCCTGAGGCCGGGCCGGGGGCCCTGCGGGGTCTGTCGGTGGCCGCCAGCTGCCTGGTGGTCCTGGAGAACGTGGTGGTGCTGGCGGCCATCGCCACGCACATGAGGTCGCGGCGCTGGGTGTACTTCTGCCTAGTCAACATCACCTTGAGTGACCTGCTCACGGGCCTGGCCTACCTGGCCAACGTCCTCCTGTCAGGGCCGCGCACCTTCCTGCTGTCACCCTGGCTGTGGTTCTTGCGAGAGGGGCTCCTGTTCATGGCCCTGGCCGCGTCCACCTTCAGCCTGCTCTTCACGGCTGGGGAGCGCTTCGCCACCATGGTGCGGATGGCTGAGCGAGGGGCCACCAAGACTGGCCGCGTGCTAGGCTCCATCGGCCTCTGCTGGCTACTGGCTGCCATCCTGGGGctgctgcccctgctgggctggaactgtgtgtgtGACTTCCCGCGCTGCTCCAGCCTGCTGCCACTGTACGCCAAGGACTACGTGCTCTTCTGCGTGGTCCTCTTCGCCCTGGTCCTGGTCACCATCCTGGTCCTTTACGGGGCCATCTTCAGGGTGGTCCGTGCCAATGGACAGAAGGCACCTCGTCCCCTGGCCCGTCGCAAGGCCCAGCGGCTCCTGACCACGGTGCTCATGATCCTGGTGGCCTTCGTGGTGTGCTGGGGACCCCTCTTCGGCCTGCTGCTAGCTGACATCTTTGGATCCAACGTGTGGGCCCAGGAGTATCTCCGAGGCATGGACTGGATCCTGGCTCTGGCAGTGCTCAACTCCGCCATCAACCCCCTCATCTACTCTTTCCGCAGTCGGGAGGTGTGTCGCGCGGTGGTGGCCTTCCTCTGCTGCGGGTGTCTGCGGCTGGGCCTGCGAGGACCCGGGGATTGCCTGGCCAAGATCGCTGAGGTCCACTCTGGGGCATCTACCACTGACAGCtcgctgaggcccagagagagctTTCGGGGCTCCAGATCCCTCAGCTTTAGAATGCGAGAGCCATTGTCAAGTGTCTCCAGCGTGCGTAGTGTCTGA